The sequence TGAAAATCCTTTGTTGTATCTTCTTATATTGCTGCACAAAGTTGAGTATCGAGTTCTTTGGGTTGACATAGCGCTTCAGGACAGCATTGAAGCCTTCACTCCGTGCTGTTGtttggaggaaggggaagaaacAATGCATGAAATACGCAGGGATCCAACAATGTCTCATGTCATACAAATGTTGGAACCTCTCATCATTGTTGAGCTCATATTTATCCAGAAAAGCCTGCCACTTCTGCTCAAACTCTGCCGGCGTGAAGCTATTGTCAATACAATCCTTGAAGTCATCCGCCAACTCTTGCTTAGCATCCCCCTTGCTATCCAAGAAAGGACCCATTGTCTTCCTAGCATTTTCCATAATGTGCCAACGGCAATTCCTATGAACTGAACTGACAAATACCTCTGCTAGAGCAGCCTTCATCGCAATATCTTGATCAGTTATTATATTTGCAGGATCCTTGCCGCCCATTGCTTTCTTGAATTCAGTAAACAGCCAGACAAAACCCTCAGTCTTCTCATTCCTCAGAAAGCCGCAACCCAGCTGGATTGTTATGCCATTCCTGTCAATCCCTGTTAACACAATACAAATTATTAGTATTTTTCATAGCTGAAGGCTATCAATTGGTGCAGAATAAAGATGGCAACTTATGTGCAACTAGTGTGTCAACTTGTGCTTTCTCAAAGTAGCAAATTGTTCAAAGAGTATAAAGCATTATAATCAGTGTGATAACCAGTATTTTTTCTGGACTCCAATATATAACAATCAATGAAAACCATCAATGGTCAAACTAGCATTTTTTTTGCTGGACATACATACCTATGAAAGGAGCACATGGCATGTTGTAGGTATTGGTCAAATAAGTAGTGTCAAAGGACAAACAATCACTATACAGCTCATAAGCTCTCCTTGCTGCACCATCCACCCAAAACAGATTCTCAACCCTGTCAAACTCATCAAGAGTGTAACTATAATAGAATTCCGGATCTTCCTTctttaattcttcaaagtacTCAAGCGTCGCCTTCACATCTTTACCTCTATATTCAGCGCGGTACTCAACACGCAAATTTTTAGCATCACCTTCGGTGTATGGACAGTTTTCAATACCTCCATACAACTCAGCCATTATCTGGTAAGCACGAGTTGTCGTGATGCAACATCCATGGAGCAACTTGATGAACTCTTTCTCTTCAGCTGGTATGTCTCTGTGGGACTTCAAGTATTTTGTGAGCGAGGATTTTCTTAAACGCTCATGGTTGTGCTCcctttcaaagttcacaacctCCCAGTGTCCAGGGGATGTCTTCCTCACAATCATGCGAGCTGGGCAGTGCGTCCTATCTACATAATCCCTGCGCCTTTGCCTCACAATCTTTTTCTCAGTTATTGGCCCATCATCAGCAACCTTCTCTTTTTTGTTGACCCCAGCCTTCTGGCAAACATAGATATACTTTGTCTTTTCATTGGCCTTCTTCGACTCACGGGATGTGTCGATCCTTATAGAGAAACTTGTATGACGGGCATAGGAATTGTAATAGTCTTTGGCAGCATCAGAACTATTAAAAGACATGCCTACAAAAGGTTACTGCGGAGTGGATAAATCCTCAACACCATCCTCAACATCAACTTCATCTGCGGTTGTCTCAGCCGTGGGAACTATCACACCACCAGATTCAGCCGGGAGCACCTTTGATGCTGAGTTGCTGAGTTGCTGAGTTGCCAGTTCAGGAGGAGCTGAGTTGCTTGGCAGATGAAGGGTTTCATTGGATATTACAGGGAGAGTCAAGTTGCTGCTGGACACATGTgcacctgcaccacctgcaacacACATCGGTGGGAAAGCTGCACCAGAAACTTGCTGCAACTCAAGATCTGAAGGGGATGCAAGGAAATCATGCTCTTGTAGTGGCGCAGAATTTAGATAAAAAAATCCCACTACAAGTCATATTGCACCTAAAAAACACAAATATTAAGTATAAGTTGTCATGCAAGGAAACTCATAATGTATATAGGAAGGCACACAAATACTAATTAGCACAATACAAGTTTCTTTTTGTAGCCACAAAAAAATGAACACAAATTGCCATACAAAAAAACTCGAAATGTAGATAAGCTGCAGTCTGAGGAAACACAAGTTGCCACAAAAAATTGAACACAAGTTGCCATCTCAGGACTGCAATACATAAACCTATATGTTCAGAAGAGTCTTGTAAGGGGGCACCCATCCTGTTGATCTATTAGACGAAATTAAGTCCTAATAGTTTATTTACTGTTCATTAGTCAGGAGGCACCATCCAAAACTGCTAGCAACTTGTGTGGATTGCAACAAATTTGCACTAATATATAGATGTACATAAAAAATTATCTACAATTCGAAGATCATAGGGAAGATTTGTTCAGATTTAGGAGGATTAGATCGAGCAGATGGGAAGGAAAGAGCACGAAAAAAAGTTGCAAGCCTGCAAGGA comes from Panicum virgatum strain AP13 chromosome 4K, P.virgatum_v5, whole genome shotgun sequence and encodes:
- the LOC120702251 gene encoding protein FAR1-RELATED SEQUENCE 5-like, producing MSFNSSDAAKDYYNSYARHTSFSIRIDTSRESKKANEKTKYIYVCQKAGVNKKEKVADDGPITEKKIVRQRRRDYVDRTHCPARMIVRKTSPGHWEVVNFEREHNHERLRKSSLTKYLKSHRDIPAEEKEFIKLLHGCCITTTRAYQIMAELYGGIENCPYTEGDAKNLRVEYRAEYRGKDVKATLEYFEELKKEDPEFYYSYTLDEFDRVENLFWVDGAARRAYELYSDCLSFDTTYLTNTYNMPCAPFIGIDRNGITIQLGCGFLRNEKTEGFVWLFTEFKKAMGGKDPANIITDQDIAMKAALAEVFVSSVHRNCRWHIMENARKTMGPFLDSKGDAKQELADDFKDCIDNSFTPAEFEQKWQAFLDKYELNNDERFQHLYDMRHCWIPAYFMHCFFPFLQTTARSEGFNAVLKRYVNPKNSILNFVQQYKKIQQRIFSKQDLQEAATATKVPRYLTGHPMEHQMKKAYTRRLFNVFQHELQLSSSYYVVRVEEDDLIDVVPYRRCPDLLYGTRTFRVTSSRVEGLYSCTCCKFERDGVLCCHILKVFDALAVHEVPDRYILPRWSVEPVVDSGVEVAANEPLQEAQITDHGKHVIHYSRMCTNFNEIVRPFMADDEGYAIVSKQVSALQSKLVALGKRRASSVLPGLECEQVDIEQPAAPRPQNKSRKKTSSSTRGGWGSKSVTTT